From the genome of Oscillospiraceae bacterium, one region includes:
- a CDS encoding anaerobic ribonucleoside-triphosphate reductase activating protein, whose translation MRFGGLARTSTIDFPGVLACVLFTVGCDLDCFYCHNRELIESEAPQLSEEEVMAFLNKRRGLLDGVVISGGEPTLMPDLAGFAYNVKEMGYKLKLDTNGQRPEVVRRLVEERLFDYYAVDLKASGNEYYSVCGGDRNKTEQTVDILNEAKAMFELRTTMYPGLDSQMLYELLKSAPTAPRHRLNVFRMPVKYKKADAERLALTALKAYEAKKVAERIKSERPDTEYIING comes from the coding sequence ATGAGATTCGGCGGATTAGCCAGAACGAGCACGATAGATTTTCCCGGTGTGCTTGCCTGCGTGCTGTTCACGGTCGGATGCGATCTTGACTGTTTTTACTGCCACAACCGCGAGCTGATCGAATCAGAAGCTCCGCAGCTTTCGGAAGAAGAGGTCATGGCCTTTTTGAATAAACGCCGCGGACTTTTGGACGGTGTGGTGATCAGCGGAGGGGAGCCGACACTTATGCCGGATCTTGCCGGATTCGCGTATAACGTGAAGGAAATGGGATACAAGCTGAAGCTCGACACAAATGGGCAGAGGCCGGAGGTCGTCCGCCGGCTTGTCGAAGAACGGCTTTTCGATTATTACGCAGTCGATCTTAAAGCGTCCGGAAACGAGTATTATTCAGTTTGCGGGGGAGACAGAAACAAGACGGAACAGACGGTTGATATACTTAATGAAGCAAAGGCTATGTTTGAACTCCGCACCACAATGTATCCCGGACTTGATTCACAGATGCTTTACGAGCTTCTAAAAAGCGCTCCTACCGCACCGCGCCATAGGCTTAATGTTTTCAGAATGCCTGTAAAATATAAGAAAGCCGATGCGGAAAGGCTCGCGTTGACTGCGCTTAAAGCATATGAGGCCAAAAAGGTCGCGGAGCGTATAAAATCCGAACGCCCAGATACGGAATATATAATAAATGGATAA